From Numida meleagris isolate 19003 breed g44 Domestic line chromosome 4, NumMel1.0, whole genome shotgun sequence, the proteins below share one genomic window:
- the PGRMC2 gene encoding membrane-associated progesterone receptor component 2, whose amino-acid sequence MADGGDGRLRTAGSDGGGGAGESAGGGMLLHVGLLALVLLAAYRLYLRWGKRSGPGGAAQQNQAALLPRMKRRDFSLEQLREFDGTRNPRILLAVNGKVFDVTKGSKFYGPEGPYGIFAGRDASRGLATFCLDKDALRDEYDDLSDLNAVQMESVREWEMQFKEKYDYVGRLLKPGEEPSEYTDEEDTKDHTKQE is encoded by the exons ATGGCGGACGGCGGAGATGGGCGGCTAAGGACTGCGGGGAGcgacggcggcggcggcgcgggggaGTCGGCGGGCGGCGGGATGTTGTTGCACGTGGGGCTGCTGGCGCTGGTGCTGCTGGCCGCCTACCGGCTGTACCTGCGCTGGGGGAAGCGGAGCGGGCCGGGGGGCGCGGCCCAGCAAAACCAGGCCGCCCTGCTGCCGCGGATGAAGCGGCGGGATTTCTCGCTGGAACAGCTGCGCGAGTTCGACGGGACCCGCAACCCCCGCATCCTCCTGGCGGTCAACGGCAAAGTCTTCGACGTGACCAAAGGCAGCAAGTTCTACGGGCCTG agggTCCATATGGAATATTTGCTGGCAGAGATGCCTCCAGGGGACTAGCAACTTTCTGTCTAGATAAAGATGCACTCAGAGATGAATATGATGACCTATCGGACTTAAATGCTGTACAGATGGAAAGTGTAAGAGAGTGGGAAATGCAATTTAAAG aaaaatacgACTACGTAGGTAGACTCCTAAAACCAGGGGAAGAACCATCAGAATACACAGATGAGGAAGATACCAAGGATCACACTAAACAGGAATGA